The following proteins are co-located in the Candidatus Accumulibacter cognatus genome:
- a CDS encoding acyl-CoA carboxylase subunit beta, translating into MHDIIRQLAEKRAAACLGGGQKRIDSQHSKGKLAARERIELLLDSGSFEEWDMFKEHRCNDFGMAAQSVPGDGVVIGCGTINGRLMFVFSQDFTVFGGSLSEAHAEKICKVMDHAIKVGAPVIGLNDSGGARIQEGVASLAGYADVFQRNVLASGVVPQISLIMGPCAGGAVYSPSMTDFIFMVKDSSYMFVTGPEVVKTVTHEDVTSEELGGAITHTTKSGVADLAFENDVEALMMIRRFISFLPSNNREKPPRLPSQDPADRLDFSLDTLVPDNPNKPYNIKELIIKIADDGDFFELQREYAKNIVIGFARMDGSTVGIVANQPLVLAGCLDIKSSIKAARFVRYCDAFNIPVVTFVDVPGFMPGTAQEYGGIIKHGAKLLYAYAECTVPKITVITRKAYGGAYDVMASKHLRGDVNFAWPSAEIAVMGPKGAVEIIFREEKGDPAKLAAREAEYKAKFANPFVAGARGFIDDVIMPNETRKRICRSLAMLRNKQLENPWRKHGNIPL; encoded by the coding sequence ATGCACGACATCATTCGCCAGCTTGCAGAAAAGCGCGCGGCGGCCTGTCTGGGTGGTGGCCAGAAGCGTATCGACAGCCAGCATAGCAAGGGCAAACTGGCTGCCCGCGAACGCATCGAGCTCCTGCTCGATAGTGGCTCGTTCGAAGAGTGGGACATGTTCAAGGAGCACCGTTGCAACGACTTCGGCATGGCCGCGCAGTCGGTCCCCGGCGACGGGGTGGTGATCGGCTGCGGCACCATCAACGGCCGCCTGATGTTCGTTTTCTCGCAGGATTTCACCGTTTTCGGCGGTTCGCTGTCGGAGGCGCATGCCGAGAAGATTTGCAAGGTCATGGACCACGCGATCAAGGTCGGGGCGCCGGTGATCGGCCTCAATGATTCGGGAGGTGCGCGTATCCAGGAAGGCGTGGCTTCGCTCGCCGGTTATGCCGATGTGTTCCAGCGCAACGTTCTTGCCTCGGGCGTGGTGCCGCAGATCTCGCTGATCATGGGACCGTGCGCAGGGGGGGCAGTCTATAGTCCGTCGATGACCGATTTCATCTTCATGGTCAAGGATTCATCGTACATGTTCGTCACCGGCCCGGAGGTGGTCAAGACGGTGACGCACGAAGACGTCACTTCCGAGGAACTCGGCGGCGCGATCACCCATACGACCAAATCCGGCGTCGCCGACCTGGCTTTCGAGAACGATGTCGAAGCCTTGATGATGATTCGCCGGTTCATCAGTTTCCTGCCATCGAACAATCGTGAGAAGCCTCCCCGTCTGCCGTCGCAAGACCCGGCCGACCGTCTCGACTTCTCGCTCGATACGCTGGTCCCCGACAACCCCAACAAGCCATATAACATCAAGGAACTGATCATCAAGATCGCCGATGATGGCGACTTCTTTGAGCTGCAGCGCGAATACGCCAAGAACATCGTCATCGGCTTCGCGCGCATGGATGGTTCCACCGTCGGTATCGTCGCCAACCAGCCGCTGGTTCTCGCCGGCTGCCTGGATATCAAGAGTTCGATCAAGGCCGCGCGCTTCGTTCGTTACTGCGATGCCTTCAACATCCCGGTGGTGACCTTCGTCGACGTTCCCGGCTTCATGCCCGGGACCGCGCAGGAATACGGCGGGATCATCAAGCATGGCGCCAAGCTGCTCTACGCCTACGCCGAATGTACGGTGCCGAAGATCACCGTGATCACCCGCAAGGCCTACGGGGGGGCCTACGATGTGATGGCGTCGAAGCACCTGCGCGGCGATGTCAACTTCGCCTGGCCCTCTGCCGAAATTGCGGTGATGGGACCGAAAGGCGCGGTCGAGATCATCTTCCGCGAAGAGAAGGGCGACCCGGCCAAGCTGGCGGCGCGCGAGGCCGAGTACAAGGCCAAGTTCGCCAACCCCTTTGTCGCCGGCGCACGTGGCTTCATCGACGATGTGATCATGCCCAACGAGACCCGCAAGCGCATCTGCCGTTCTCTGGCCATGTTGCGCAACAAGCAGCTGGAAAACCCGTGGCGCAAGCACGGCAACATTCCGCTTTGA
- a CDS encoding glutathione S-transferase family protein: MTNLTEGGRHQLLGLYDSPFVRRVAVTMHHYGIPFEHLSLSVFRHMDAMRPLNPLFKVPMLTLPSGEKLYESAYILDYLDELAVERGITALTPRSGPERRQIQQLMALAIVATEKAVAIEYERKRPGELQWSEWTKRLRGQMRQAFDMLEARLDSDFLVGGRLTQADITTVSGIGFVRYVLPHEWPDGDYPALARLVDRLESSPAFKAVPLDE, from the coding sequence ATGACAAATTTGACGGAAGGTGGCCGGCACCAATTGCTCGGTCTTTACGACTCGCCCTTTGTGCGTCGCGTCGCGGTCACGATGCACCACTACGGGATTCCCTTTGAGCATCTGTCTCTATCCGTGTTCCGGCACATGGATGCAATGCGGCCACTCAATCCCTTGTTCAAGGTGCCGATGCTGACACTCCCAAGTGGTGAGAAACTCTATGAGAGCGCTTATATCCTCGATTATCTCGACGAGCTGGCGGTAGAGCGCGGAATTACCGCGCTCACGCCCCGTAGCGGGCCGGAGCGGCGGCAGATACAGCAACTGATGGCCTTGGCGATCGTCGCCACCGAGAAAGCGGTGGCTATCGAGTACGAACGCAAACGCCCGGGCGAGTTGCAATGGTCCGAGTGGACGAAGCGCCTGCGCGGCCAGATGCGACAGGCTTTCGACATGCTCGAAGCACGACTGGACAGCGATTTCCTGGTCGGCGGGCGCCTGACGCAAGCCGACATCACTACGGTTTCCGGGATTGGCTTTGTTCGTTACGTATTGCCGCACGAGTGGCCAGACGGGGATTATCCCGCACTCGCCCGGCTGGTCGACAGGCTCGAATCCAGCCCGGCGTTCAAGGCCGTGCCGCTCGACGAGTGA
- a CDS encoding sulfite exporter TauE/SafE family protein, whose protein sequence is MLWWSSYVALGLFTGFFAGMLGIGGGLVMVPALTMMFASQAGFPPTEVLHLALGTAMAAILFTSLASLRAHHQHGAVLWKIVAQITPGILVGTLLGTLFAASIPAKPLAVFFTAFVCCVAVQMILNLKPKAARELPGAGGVFAVGSGIGAVSALVAIGGGALTVPFLTWCNVRVQHAIGTSAAVGFPIALGGSLGYIFNGWGHAELPPWSLGYVYLPALIWLVPASMLTAPLGARLAHRLPVATLKRVFAGVLILLAAKMLWGLFVGKG, encoded by the coding sequence TTGCTCTGGTGGTCGTCATATGTTGCGCTGGGTCTGTTTACTGGTTTCTTTGCCGGCATGCTCGGCATTGGCGGCGGACTGGTGATGGTCCCTGCGTTGACCATGATGTTTGCCAGCCAGGCGGGCTTCCCGCCGACGGAAGTTCTCCATCTGGCCCTTGGAACCGCGATGGCGGCGATCCTGTTCACCTCGCTGGCCAGTCTGCGTGCGCATCACCAGCATGGTGCGGTGCTGTGGAAGATCGTCGCCCAGATCACGCCGGGAATTCTTGTCGGGACGCTGCTTGGCACGCTCTTCGCCGCGAGTATCCCGGCCAAACCACTGGCCGTTTTTTTTACGGCTTTCGTCTGCTGCGTGGCCGTTCAGATGATCCTCAACCTGAAGCCGAAAGCGGCACGCGAGTTGCCGGGTGCCGGCGGCGTGTTTGCTGTCGGCAGCGGCATCGGTGCGGTGTCGGCGCTGGTCGCCATAGGTGGTGGTGCGTTGACCGTGCCCTTCCTGACCTGGTGCAATGTGCGCGTGCAGCATGCCATCGGCACTTCTGCGGCGGTCGGTTTTCCGATCGCGCTGGGCGGCTCGCTGGGCTACATTTTCAATGGCTGGGGGCACGCCGAGCTGCCACCATGGAGTCTCGGCTACGTATATCTGCCGGCCCTGATCTGGCTGGTGCCGGCGAGCATGCTGACAGCCCCGCTCGGGGCGAGACTGGCACACCGCCTGCCGGTAGCCACCTTGAAACGTGTTTTCGCCGGTGTCCTGATCCTGCTGGCGGCCAAGATGCTGTGGGGACTCTTCGTCGGAAAGGGGTGA
- the scpA gene encoding methylmalonyl-CoA mutase produces MSNANNAAKNDSANLDAWKKAATKSAPGGNVDALNWVTPEGIVVKPLYTKADVEGLEYTDTLPGLAPFVRGPQATMYAVRPWTIRQYAGFSTAEASNAFYRKALAAGGQGVSVAFDLATHRGYDSDHPRVTGDVGKAGVAIDSVEDMKILFDGIPLEKISVSMTMNGAVLPILAGYIVAAEEQGVPQDKLSGTIQNDILKEFMVRNTYIYPPKPSMKIIADIIGYTANHMPKFNSISISGYHMQEAGATQALELAFTLADGREYVKTAIASGLDVDFFAGRLSFFFAIGMNFYLEVAKLRAARLLWWKIMQEFSPKSPKSMMLRTHCQTSGWSLTEQDPYNNVVRTTIEAMAAVFGGTQSLHTNALDEAIALPTEFSSRIARNTQLVIQEETHITNVIDPWAGSYMMEKLTQDLVDEAWKIIEEVEAMGGMTHAVESGWAKMKIEGCAADKQARIDSGKDVIVGVNKYKLAKEDMIDIRDIDNNAVRDAQIARLKSVRASRDSEQVNAALADLTRCAETGEGNLLDFTVKAMRLRATVGEVSDAMEKIFGRFRATQQTVSGVYGAVVQGMASWETLKAEIAQFNEEEGRRPRIMIAKLGQDGHDRGAKVVATAFADLGFDIDVGPLFQTPEEAARLAIENDVHAVGVSSLAAGHKTLLPALVQALKNQGADDIIVFAGGVIPPQDYDFLFAAGAKAIFGPGTRIEDSAMTVLAEIRKARAQVTA; encoded by the coding sequence ATGTCCAACGCGAACAATGCTGCAAAAAATGATTCTGCAAATCTCGATGCCTGGAAGAAGGCTGCCACCAAGTCGGCGCCTGGTGGGAATGTCGACGCACTGAACTGGGTGACGCCGGAAGGAATCGTCGTCAAGCCGCTGTATACCAAGGCCGATGTCGAAGGTCTGGAGTACACCGACACGCTGCCCGGTCTGGCTCCCTTCGTGCGCGGCCCGCAGGCAACGATGTATGCCGTGCGTCCGTGGACGATTCGTCAGTACGCCGGCTTCTCGACCGCCGAAGCATCGAACGCTTTCTACCGCAAGGCCCTGGCCGCCGGCGGTCAGGGAGTCTCGGTGGCTTTCGACCTGGCGACGCACCGCGGTTACGACTCCGATCATCCGCGCGTCACCGGCGATGTCGGCAAGGCCGGTGTGGCAATCGATTCGGTCGAAGACATGAAGATCCTGTTCGACGGTATCCCGCTCGAAAAGATCTCGGTGTCGATGACCATGAATGGCGCCGTGTTGCCGATCCTCGCTGGTTACATCGTTGCTGCCGAAGAGCAGGGCGTACCGCAGGATAAGCTCTCGGGGACGATCCAGAACGACATCCTCAAGGAGTTCATGGTTCGCAACACCTACATTTACCCGCCGAAACCGTCGATGAAGATCATCGCCGACATCATCGGCTACACCGCAAACCATATGCCGAAATTCAACTCGATCTCGATTTCGGGTTATCACATGCAGGAAGCGGGCGCCACGCAGGCGCTCGAACTCGCGTTCACGCTAGCTGACGGCCGCGAGTACGTCAAAACGGCGATTGCCTCCGGCCTCGACGTCGACTTCTTTGCCGGCCGCCTGTCGTTCTTTTTTGCCATCGGGATGAACTTCTATCTCGAAGTGGCCAAGCTGCGCGCCGCCCGTCTGCTGTGGTGGAAGATCATGCAGGAGTTTTCGCCGAAGAGTCCGAAATCGATGATGTTGCGTACCCACTGCCAGACTTCGGGCTGGTCGCTGACCGAACAGGACCCGTACAACAACGTCGTGCGCACCACCATCGAGGCAATGGCCGCAGTCTTCGGCGGCACGCAGTCACTGCACACCAATGCCCTCGATGAAGCAATCGCACTGCCGACCGAATTCTCGTCGCGCATTGCACGCAACACGCAACTGGTCATTCAGGAAGAAACGCATATCACCAACGTCATCGATCCCTGGGCTGGCTCGTACATGATGGAGAAGCTGACGCAGGATCTGGTCGACGAAGCCTGGAAGATCATCGAGGAAGTCGAGGCGATGGGTGGCATGACACATGCTGTTGAATCCGGCTGGGCGAAGATGAAGATCGAAGGCTGCGCGGCCGACAAGCAGGCGCGTATCGATTCCGGCAAGGACGTGATCGTCGGCGTGAACAAGTACAAGCTTGCCAAGGAAGACATGATCGATATTCGCGATATCGACAACAACGCCGTCCGCGACGCGCAGATCGCGCGCCTGAAGTCGGTGCGCGCAAGCCGTGATTCCGAGCAGGTCAACGCTGCGCTTGCCGATCTGACGCGCTGCGCCGAAACCGGTGAAGGCAATCTGCTCGACTTCACGGTCAAGGCGATGCGCTTGCGGGCCACGGTTGGCGAAGTCTCGGACGCCATGGAAAAAATCTTTGGCCGTTTCCGCGCCACGCAACAGACCGTCTCGGGGGTCTATGGCGCAGTCGTCCAAGGAATGGCCAGTTGGGAAACGCTCAAGGCCGAAATTGCCCAGTTCAACGAAGAAGAAGGCCGTCGGCCGCGGATCATGATCGCCAAACTCGGACAAGATGGCCACGACCGGGGGGCCAAGGTGGTCGCCACCGCTTTTGCCGACCTCGGCTTCGACATCGACGTCGGCCCGCTCTTCCAGACCCCCGAGGAAGCCGCCCGTCTGGCGATCGAGAACGACGTGCACGCCGTCGGTGTCTCCTCGCTCGCCGCCGGACACAAGACATTGTTGCCGGCACTGGTGCAGGCCCTCAAAAATCAGGGAGCAGACGACATCATTGTTTTCGCAGGCGGCGTGATCCCACCGCAGGACTATGACTTCCTGTTCGCCGCCGGCGCCAAGGCCATATTCGGTCCCGGTACCCGCATCGAGGACTCGGCGATGACCGTCCTCGCGGAAATCCGCAAGGCCCGTGCGCAAGTGACTGCCTGA
- a CDS encoding GntR family transcriptional regulator — MVASRIAQTALYQEVAERLRQRIFSHELPPGTRIDEQLLTVDYGISRTPLREALKVLAAEGLVTLKPRRGCYVTEISEQDLDEIFPLMAMLEGRCALEATKRVQPEQITRLETIHRQLERFAGSNQIERFFVANQEFHARIQELSGNRWLQQVIQDLRKVLKLTRLFSLSIEGRLQQSLAEHTTILEAIKAGDAARAQNLMHDHILSGREALVRSSVHQEWVA, encoded by the coding sequence ATGGTTGCGAGTCGTATAGCTCAAACCGCCCTCTACCAGGAAGTCGCCGAAAGGCTGAGGCAGCGCATCTTTTCTCACGAACTGCCGCCGGGAACGCGTATCGACGAGCAGTTGTTGACCGTCGATTACGGCATCAGTCGGACCCCTTTGCGCGAAGCACTGAAGGTTCTCGCTGCCGAAGGATTGGTGACGCTCAAGCCACGCCGCGGCTGTTACGTGACCGAGATCTCCGAGCAGGATCTGGACGAGATTTTTCCCTTGATGGCGATGCTAGAAGGACGTTGCGCACTCGAAGCGACGAAGCGCGTACAGCCCGAGCAGATCACCAGACTCGAAACGATCCACCGACAACTCGAACGCTTCGCGGGCAGCAATCAGATCGAACGGTTCTTCGTGGCGAACCAGGAGTTTCACGCCCGCATCCAGGAATTATCCGGCAACCGCTGGCTACAGCAGGTGATCCAGGATCTGCGCAAGGTGCTCAAGCTGACACGCCTTTTTTCGCTGAGCATCGAAGGTCGTCTTCAGCAGTCTCTGGCGGAACACACTACCATTCTTGAGGCCATCAAGGCCGGTGACGCGGCGCGTGCGCAGAACCTGATGCACGATCACATCCTGTCCGGACGGGAGGCTCTGGTCAGAAGTTCCGTTCATCAGGAATGGGTGGCGTGA
- the accC gene encoding acetyl-CoA carboxylase biotin carboxylase subunit → MFKKILIANRGEIACRVMKTAKKMGIRTVAVYSEADKDSMHVLMADEAVCIGPAASKESYLVIDKIIDACKATGAEAVHPGYGFLSENEEFSRRLEDNGVIFIGPKHYSVAAMGDKIASKKLAQEARVNTIPGYNAEIVDSAQAVEIAKGIGYPVMIKASAGGGGKGLRVAFNDKEAFEGFEACRNEARNSFGDDRVFIEKFVEGPHHIEIQVIADSFGNTVYLLERECSIQRRHQKVLEEAPSPFIDDSIRKAMGEQAVALAKAVNYQSAGTVEFVVGSDKSFYFLEMNTRLQVEHPVTEMITGVDLVELMIRVAAGETLPFTQDDIKPNGWAIECRINAEDPFRGFLPSVGRLVKYRPPETAEGQVRVDTGVFEGGEISMYYDSMIAKLICHGATRDQAISRMRDALNAFVIRGIDSNIPFQAALMQNPRFLSGVFTTAFIAEEYPSGFVATDVVHDDPGLLAALAAFGRRRYIDRAVQVSGQMPGHQRKVGSEWVVQMEGKDYPVVVTPIPGGYSVTHGADRYDLVSDWKFGELVFRGTCNGTPICLQLERIGLLYRVVHFGKQVKATVMTANAARMLALMPKKLPPDLSKFLLSPMPGLLREVSVAAGQQVSAGEKLAVIEAMKMENVLKAELDCKVKKVVASPGESLSVDQVIIEFE, encoded by the coding sequence ATGTTCAAGAAAATACTGATCGCCAACCGCGGCGAGATCGCCTGCCGGGTCATGAAAACCGCCAAGAAAATGGGCATCAGGACGGTTGCGGTCTATTCCGAAGCCGACAAGGATTCGATGCATGTACTGATGGCCGATGAAGCGGTATGCATTGGCCCAGCAGCTTCCAAGGAGTCGTACCTGGTGATCGACAAGATCATCGACGCCTGCAAGGCAACCGGTGCCGAGGCGGTTCATCCTGGCTACGGCTTCCTTTCCGAGAACGAAGAGTTTTCGCGCCGCCTCGAGGATAACGGGGTCATCTTCATCGGCCCAAAGCACTACTCGGTGGCTGCGATGGGCGACAAGATCGCTTCCAAGAAGCTGGCGCAGGAAGCCAGGGTCAATACCATCCCTGGCTACAATGCCGAGATCGTCGATTCGGCGCAGGCCGTCGAGATCGCCAAGGGAATCGGCTATCCGGTGATGATCAAGGCATCTGCCGGCGGCGGCGGCAAGGGGCTGCGCGTCGCATTCAACGACAAGGAGGCTTTCGAGGGTTTCGAGGCCTGTCGCAATGAAGCCCGCAACAGCTTTGGCGACGATCGCGTGTTCATCGAGAAATTCGTCGAAGGACCACACCACATCGAGATTCAGGTGATCGCCGACTCCTTCGGCAATACCGTCTACCTGCTTGAGCGCGAATGTTCGATTCAGCGGCGGCACCAGAAGGTTCTCGAAGAAGCCCCTTCGCCGTTCATCGACGACAGCATCCGCAAGGCAATGGGCGAACAGGCGGTCGCGCTCGCCAAGGCCGTCAACTATCAAAGCGCGGGCACCGTCGAGTTCGTCGTCGGTTCGGACAAGTCGTTCTATTTCCTTGAAATGAACACGCGCCTGCAGGTCGAACATCCGGTGACCGAAATGATTACTGGCGTCGACCTCGTCGAACTGATGATCCGCGTCGCTGCCGGCGAAACCCTGCCGTTCACGCAGGACGACATCAAGCCCAACGGCTGGGCGATCGAGTGCCGGATAAACGCCGAAGACCCCTTCCGCGGCTTTCTGCCCTCGGTGGGTCGCCTGGTCAAGTACCGGCCGCCGGAGACCGCTGAAGGACAGGTCCGGGTCGATACCGGCGTCTTCGAAGGTGGCGAGATTTCGATGTACTACGACTCGATGATTGCCAAACTGATTTGCCATGGGGCAACACGGGATCAGGCGATCAGTCGCATGCGCGACGCGCTGAATGCTTTCGTGATTCGCGGCATTGACTCCAACATTCCTTTCCAGGCGGCGTTGATGCAGAATCCGCGCTTTCTGTCGGGGGTGTTCACTACCGCCTTCATCGCTGAAGAGTATCCCAGCGGCTTTGTCGCTACCGACGTGGTGCACGACGATCCGGGGCTGCTCGCCGCACTGGCGGCCTTCGGCCGCCGCCGTTACATCGATCGCGCGGTCCAGGTCAGCGGCCAGATGCCAGGTCACCAGCGCAAAGTCGGCAGCGAGTGGGTTGTCCAGATGGAGGGCAAGGACTACCCGGTGGTTGTCACACCGATCCCCGGTGGCTACTCGGTGACGCACGGGGCCGATCGCTACGATCTCGTTTCCGACTGGAAGTTCGGCGAACTCGTCTTTCGCGGTACGTGTAATGGCACACCGATTTGCCTGCAGCTCGAGCGCATCGGTCTCTTGTATCGAGTCGTTCACTTCGGCAAGCAGGTCAAGGCCACGGTGATGACCGCCAATGCTGCGCGCATGCTGGCACTGATGCCGAAGAAGCTGCCGCCGGACCTCTCGAAGTTCCTGCTCTCGCCGATGCCCGGCTTGCTGCGCGAGGTTTCGGTTGCCGCCGGACAGCAGGTCAGCGCCGGCGAAAAGCTCGCGGTCATCGAGGCGATGAAGATGGAAAACGTGCTCAAGGCCGAACTCGATTGCAAGGTCAAGAAGGTCGTCGCTAGCCCCGGCGAGAGCCTGTCGGTGGATCAGGTGATCATCGAGTTCGAGTAG
- the meaB gene encoding methylmalonyl Co-A mutase-associated GTPase MeaB produces MTSASAGSLTAADQHLVDGVLAGRRRALAKTITLVESTHHDHHRRARQVLAALLPHTGRTIRVGISGSPGAGKSTFIESLGVHLIEAGKRVAVLAVDPSSSVSGGSILGDKTRMELLCQRDEAFIRPSPSSGSLGGVADKTREAMLVCEAAGFDVIIVETVGVGQSETTVAGMVDVFVLLQLPNAGDDLQAIKKGIVEIADLIVFNKADIDERAAAFARGQMKAALTMLRSASPNWRPPVLTVSALAKRGIAEFWAEIERFQRTLTASGEFEEKRRRQAVDWMWSLIDSGLRRHFRAHPAVRSALPELLSDVAEGHTTPGAAAARLLAFVKH; encoded by the coding sequence ATGACCAGCGCGTCCGCCGGCAGTCTCACGGCTGCCGATCAGCACCTCGTCGATGGCGTGCTTGCCGGTCGCCGGCGGGCGCTGGCAAAAACCATCACCCTCGTCGAGTCGACCCACCACGATCACCATCGGCGTGCGCGGCAGGTGTTGGCAGCACTGCTGCCACACACCGGACGAACGATTCGGGTCGGCATCTCGGGTTCGCCGGGTGCCGGCAAATCGACCTTCATCGAATCACTGGGTGTCCACCTGATAGAAGCCGGCAAGCGTGTTGCCGTTCTTGCCGTGGATCCTTCGTCGTCGGTCTCCGGAGGCTCGATCCTCGGTGACAAGACGCGCATGGAGCTGCTCTGCCAGCGCGACGAAGCGTTCATCCGGCCCAGCCCTTCCTCGGGATCGCTGGGGGGAGTCGCCGACAAGACGCGTGAAGCCATGCTGGTCTGCGAAGCCGCCGGTTTCGATGTCATCATCGTCGAAACCGTCGGCGTCGGACAATCCGAAACGACGGTCGCCGGCATGGTCGACGTTTTCGTTTTGCTGCAATTGCCCAATGCCGGCGACGATCTGCAGGCGATCAAGAAGGGGATCGTCGAGATCGCCGACCTGATCGTCTTCAACAAGGCCGACATTGATGAGCGTGCCGCCGCCTTCGCGCGTGGGCAGATGAAAGCGGCGTTGACGATGCTGCGCAGCGCCAGCCCGAACTGGCGTCCCCCGGTTCTGACCGTGAGTGCGCTTGCCAAGCGCGGTATCGCCGAATTCTGGGCCGAGATCGAGCGTTTTCAGCGCACCCTGACCGCCAGCGGCGAATTCGAAGAAAAACGCCGTAGGCAGGCCGTCGACTGGATGTGGAGCCTGATCGATTCCGGTCTGCGCCGCCATTTCCGTGCCCACCCGGCAGTGCGCTCGGCGCTGCCGGAACTGTTGAGCGACGTTGCCGAAGGGCACACGACGCCTGGCGCAGCCGCAGCACGCCTGCTGGCCTTTGTGAAGCACTGA
- a CDS encoding enoyl-CoA hydratase/isomerase family protein, protein MGGVTGSILCTREAAIATVTLANPGKRNALDLAMWRTLAAVLSELSGDEQVRCVVLRGDGEQAFAAGGDIDEFLSQRDTLERAMAYHEQAGAALQAVFDCRHPTIALVQGACIGGGLEIAAQCDLRICGESARFGAPINKLGFSMYPVEMASLLRLAGPATVLEILLEGRILGSGEALSKGLVTRVVSDSEVVPEAYASARRICEGAPLVARWHKQWVRRLQHDRPLGEQELRASFAFLDSEDYREGLSAFREKRKPQFTGR, encoded by the coding sequence ATGGGTGGCGTGACCGGCAGCATCCTCTGCACGCGTGAGGCTGCCATCGCGACCGTCACGCTGGCCAATCCGGGCAAACGCAATGCGCTCGACCTGGCGATGTGGCGGACCCTGGCTGCAGTGCTCAGCGAGCTGTCTGGCGACGAGCAGGTGCGCTGTGTCGTGCTGCGTGGCGACGGTGAGCAGGCTTTCGCAGCGGGTGGTGACATCGATGAGTTCCTGAGCCAGCGCGATACCCTGGAACGTGCAATGGCCTATCATGAACAGGCAGGCGCCGCCCTGCAGGCGGTTTTCGACTGTCGTCACCCAACGATCGCGCTGGTGCAGGGGGCGTGCATCGGGGGCGGGCTGGAGATCGCCGCGCAGTGTGACCTGCGCATCTGTGGGGAGTCGGCGCGCTTCGGGGCGCCGATCAACAAGCTCGGATTCTCGATGTATCCCGTCGAAATGGCGAGTCTGCTGCGTCTCGCCGGGCCGGCGACGGTGCTCGAAATTCTGCTCGAAGGGCGCATTCTCGGATCAGGAGAAGCCCTGTCCAAGGGCCTCGTCACGCGTGTCGTCAGCGATTCCGAGGTCGTTCCGGAAGCCTACGCGAGTGCCCGGCGGATCTGCGAAGGCGCGCCGTTGGTCGCCCGCTGGCACAAACAGTGGGTGCGCCGGCTGCAGCACGACCGGCCACTCGGCGAGCAGGAACTGCGCGCTTCGTTCGCTTTCCTCGACAGCGAAGATTACCGCGAAGGTTTGTCGGCTTTTCGCGAAAAACGCAAACCGCAGTTCACTGGTCGCTGA